In Saccharicrinis fermentans DSM 9555 = JCM 21142, a genomic segment contains:
- a CDS encoding MBL fold metallo-hydrolase has protein sequence MMEITILMDNEKNDLVYRSEHGLSMLIEWNGTTVLFDTGKSDAFMQNAKLLGKDLTKVDYVVLSHGHYDHTGGLEAFLIFNKKAKIILKKEALDERWSVSQGYNRKIGFPLRKRFEQLNERYMFVDETQEIVPGLIVFTDIAKQAGHTFTDSYLFVQQNHTLVPDTFKDELFMAAVHNDKLTVFTGCAHNGVENMIRTAIEYTGIKKVEFVVGGTHLNRASEQQVKRTIMELGKFDIEKAAFNHCSGLQNIPRMAASLRGDIEYGYAGTRYVY, from the coding sequence ATGATGGAAATAACTATTCTGATGGACAATGAGAAAAACGATTTAGTATATCGTAGTGAACATGGTCTTTCTATGTTAATAGAATGGAATGGGACAACTGTTCTTTTTGATACTGGTAAAAGTGATGCATTTATGCAAAATGCCAAGTTGTTGGGTAAGGATCTTACCAAGGTAGACTATGTGGTTTTAAGTCATGGACATTATGATCATACTGGAGGTTTAGAGGCTTTTTTAATTTTCAATAAAAAAGCCAAAATTATCCTTAAGAAGGAGGCATTGGACGAACGTTGGAGTGTTTCGCAGGGGTATAATCGTAAGATTGGTTTTCCCCTTCGTAAGAGGTTTGAACAACTCAATGAACGCTACATGTTTGTGGATGAGACACAGGAGATTGTTCCCGGATTAATCGTCTTTACCGATATTGCCAAGCAGGCTGGACATACCTTTACTGATTCCTATTTATTTGTACAGCAAAATCATACCTTGGTGCCTGATACCTTTAAGGACGAATTGTTTATGGCTGCTGTGCATAATGATAAGCTGACCGTTTTTACTGGCTGTGCTCATAATGGAGTAGAAAATATGATTCGTACCGCCATTGAGTATACTGGAATTAAAAAAGTGGAGTTTGTTGTGGGAGGTACTCATTTAAATAGAGCTTCAGAGCAACAGGTAAAACGGACCATCATGGAACTCGGGAAATTTGATATTGAAAAGGCGGCGTTTAATCACTGTTCAGGCTTACAAAATATTCCACGCATGGCAGCTAGTCTGAGGGGAGATATTGAATATGGCTATGCCGGCACACGTTATGTATATTAA
- a CDS encoding cold-shock protein, translated as MNKGTVKFFNESKGFGFIKEDETNQEYFVHVSGLIDEIREDDAVEFELKEGRKGMNAVNVRVL; from the coding sequence ATGAATAAAGGAACAGTAAAATTTTTCAATGAATCTAAAGGATTTGGATTCATCAAAGAGGACGAAACAAACCAAGAGTATTTCGTACACGTATCAGGTTTAATCGACGAAATTCGTGAAGACGATGCCGTTGAATTCGAACTTAAAGAAGGCCGTAAAGGTATGAACGCAGTGAACGTTAGAGTATTATAA
- a CDS encoding toxin-antitoxin system YwqK family antitoxin, with the protein MKTTIFLFSILVYLANTVCTQAQNVPFCDSPDYSYKRVSGEKDALGNKTGVWKAYRADGSLVKSANFANDKIDGTSTLYWEDGTVYSTGDYINGKPTGVHRTYYKSGNIYESVSYQNGVKHGLKEIYFNNGNLFQMESFSNGMLHGASKIFRNSQLDEVIHYYEDVKHGEYIEYDDGKIQITGQYEMGVPVGQWKTYFTDEEELHNVVEREIMFVNGKPQNPVKIYELSDDYFEYSEGYSDKVDKKPKQKYYWLGNVDVSDLNEQYISSRLDERGEWKLYDMSGNMIAKTLYNNEGQELEEFVYYWNGKLAEKNVYVIDVSKEYKEFYINGDLKRHAKYDYNFGGNIKDNISVSYYPDGKLRHETKAFKQTFYFNDGSIEMEKFSKVKYEFRLPIKTIEYYPNGEIKSLFTNNYLEDRKLEEYVSKAFYESGKLKEMSVHLYNDDRSFDEDVDTYYDENEKLIRLVKEVNGKLVKDEKY; encoded by the coding sequence ATGAAAACAACAATATTTTTATTTTCAATATTAGTGTATTTAGCAAATACAGTCTGTACTCAGGCACAAAATGTACCTTTTTGTGATAGTCCTGATTATTCTTATAAAAGAGTCAGTGGGGAAAAAGATGCATTAGGTAATAAAACAGGGGTATGGAAAGCTTATAGAGCGGATGGTAGTTTAGTTAAAAGTGCAAATTTTGCGAATGATAAGATAGATGGTACATCTACCCTTTATTGGGAAGATGGCACAGTCTATTCAACAGGAGATTACATAAATGGCAAACCTACTGGTGTTCATAGAACTTACTATAAGTCTGGAAACATATATGAATCAGTAAGCTATCAAAATGGTGTAAAACATGGTCTAAAAGAAATTTATTTTAATAATGGTAATTTGTTTCAAATGGAGAGTTTCAGTAATGGTATGCTTCATGGAGCTAGTAAAATATTTAGAAACTCACAATTAGATGAAGTTATTCATTATTATGAAGATGTTAAGCATGGAGAGTATATAGAGTATGATGATGGTAAAATTCAAATTACAGGACAATATGAAATGGGTGTGCCTGTGGGACAATGGAAAACCTATTTTACAGATGAAGAAGAATTGCACAATGTAGTAGAAAGAGAAATCATGTTTGTTAATGGGAAGCCTCAAAATCCGGTAAAAATTTATGAATTAAGTGATGATTATTTTGAATACTCCGAAGGGTATTCGGATAAAGTAGATAAAAAGCCAAAACAGAAATACTATTGGTTGGGTAATGTTGATGTTTCAGATTTAAATGAGCAGTATATTTCATCTAGACTTGATGAAAGGGGTGAGTGGAAATTGTATGATATGTCTGGAAATATGATTGCAAAAACCTTATATAATAATGAAGGACAAGAACTAGAGGAGTTTGTGTATTACTGGAATGGAAAGCTTGCGGAGAAAAATGTTTATGTGATTGATGTGTCAAAGGAATATAAAGAGTTTTACATTAATGGAGATCTTAAAAGGCACGCTAAGTATGATTATAATTTTGGGGGTAATATTAAGGACAATATTTCCGTTTCATATTATCCTGATGGAAAACTAAGACACGAAACAAAAGCGTTCAAACAAACATTTTACTTTAATGATGGATCTATCGAGATGGAAAAGTTTAGCAAAGTTAAATATGAATTCAGGCTCCCGATTAAAACAATCGAATATTATCCTAACGGGGAAATTAAAAGTCTATTTACAAATAACTATTTGGAAGATAGAAAGTTGGAAGAGTATGTAAGCAAAGCGTTTTATGAAAGTGGTAAATTAAAAGAAATGAGTGTACACCTTTATAATGATGATAGATCCTTTGATGAAGATGTAGATACATATTATGATGAAAATGAAAAGCTAATAAGGCTTGTGAAAGAAGTAAATGGCAAGCTTGTTAAGGATGAAAAATACTAA
- a CDS encoding SusC/RagA family TonB-linked outer membrane protein, producing MKKNSVFSKNCRKLILAFMMLMLIPQIIFGQELINVTGTVVDQTGNPLPGVTVVVTGSTTGTITDIEGNFLLKAPVGSTVTFSFIGMNSQVIDVSANMTALNITLRDQTLDLEQVVVTGYSSMRKADLTGAVEVVKMKSIENVSLSSGNPMQALQGRVPGLYIEKSGSPSGTNSRILIRGVNTLGDNNPLYIIDGVPTKRPEVFQGISPGSIVSVQVLKDASASSIYGSRASNGVVIVTTKNGSDNEGRVKVQFNSNVSIQSEKRQRFDMLNAEDRGRALWQASVNDGVDPVSGYGEIYNFDWNGDYNNPVLNSVSVQPYVGGDTNVPVGDTDWQDVMYEPGYVINNDLTISGGDKKSSVLLNLGYIKNTGILKYTDYDRITSRLNAHTSMFDEKVKVGINTTFVTSNETLETPDLGSAPTPGLAVTLAPTIPVYTNTGEFAGPLGSGYSDRNNPLHMQYINRWDNTKRSYLFGNIFAELELAKDLKFKTNVGLDFSMIKDKDIEPAFTEGFIARAVNNMTQMQSDFTSVTWSNTLNYKLDVNYHSFKFLLGVESVKDDFNAITAYKEGFSVQTEDYFVLDAGTTNGNSFGNATTSTLFSQFGKIDYTFFDKYLASFTLRRDGSSKFGEDNRYGYFPAATFGWRITEERFMEDIDVVSNLKVRAGWGKVGNQDIGDFASLGLFEPRYGSTAFQVSGIGHDDFFDRYWNIGSAYDLAGSNSGNLSSGFVSVQAANAGVKWETTEELNLGLDFGLWDSKIVGSFDYFTRTTSDILIQPPVASAVGEGQMQWLNGATKENKGWELALSYYKAKENDLSYTVTLSGSQFKDKITELPEEVRTAYPGNAEKSIVGHSQLSIFGYRTDGIFKTQQEVDEHADQPGKGIGRIRYKDLNGDNKIDALDQDFLGTTLPKLEYSLKIDVEYKNFDCSIFGSGVAGKTGYDPYVYFNDFVRGRDNVGPGVFDAWTPQNMDSSIPALSLSDNNNETRVSDYYNINASYFKLRNVQLGYTFNKSFTDKIKLEKLRVYCMADNLFWISSKEFKGPDPERLDVNTIPIPSSISFGVNVTL from the coding sequence ATGAAAAAAAACAGTGTCTTTAGCAAAAATTGTAGAAAGCTGATTTTAGCATTCATGATGCTAATGTTAATTCCTCAGATAATTTTTGGGCAGGAATTAATAAATGTTACGGGTACCGTCGTCGATCAAACCGGAAACCCTTTGCCAGGGGTGACTGTCGTTGTTACAGGTAGTACCACCGGGACGATTACCGATATAGAAGGAAATTTTTTACTAAAAGCTCCGGTTGGATCAACGGTGACATTCTCTTTTATTGGTATGAATAGTCAGGTGATAGATGTAAGTGCTAATATGACTGCATTAAATATTACATTGAGAGATCAGACATTAGACCTCGAACAAGTAGTAGTGACCGGTTATTCTTCCATGCGTAAGGCCGACTTGACAGGTGCTGTGGAGGTAGTCAAAATGAAATCCATTGAAAATGTAAGTCTAAGCTCTGGTAATCCGATGCAGGCTTTGCAGGGTAGAGTGCCTGGACTTTACATTGAAAAGTCTGGTTCGCCATCAGGTACCAATAGCCGTATCCTTATACGAGGGGTAAATACCTTAGGGGATAACAACCCCTTATATATTATTGATGGCGTTCCAACTAAACGACCAGAAGTTTTTCAAGGTATCAGTCCCGGCTCTATTGTCTCAGTTCAGGTATTGAAGGACGCATCTGCATCATCGATCTATGGATCCCGTGCCTCTAACGGTGTTGTGATTGTGACAACTAAAAACGGATCGGATAATGAGGGGAGGGTAAAAGTGCAGTTTAATTCCAATGTGTCTATTCAAAGTGAAAAACGTCAACGTTTTGATATGTTAAATGCTGAAGACAGAGGGCGCGCTTTGTGGCAAGCGTCTGTTAACGATGGTGTTGATCCAGTCAGTGGATATGGTGAGATTTATAATTTCGATTGGAATGGAGATTATAATAACCCTGTTTTAAATAGTGTTTCTGTTCAGCCCTATGTGGGTGGAGATACCAATGTTCCGGTAGGGGATACAGACTGGCAGGATGTAATGTACGAGCCAGGGTATGTGATCAACAATGACCTTACCATCTCAGGCGGAGATAAGAAGTCCTCTGTTCTTTTGAATCTTGGTTATATCAAAAATACAGGTATCTTGAAATATACCGATTATGACCGTATTACATCACGTTTAAACGCGCATACAAGTATGTTTGATGAGAAGGTTAAGGTGGGTATCAATACTACTTTTGTGACTTCCAATGAAACTTTAGAAACGCCTGACTTAGGTTCTGCACCAACTCCCGGTCTGGCGGTTACCTTGGCGCCAACTATCCCGGTGTATACTAATACAGGGGAATTTGCAGGCCCCTTGGGTTCTGGTTATTCTGACCGTAACAACCCACTACATATGCAGTATATTAATAGATGGGATAATACCAAACGTTCTTATTTGTTTGGAAATATATTTGCTGAATTAGAGTTGGCGAAGGATCTGAAATTTAAAACAAATGTAGGTCTTGATTTCTCAATGATTAAAGATAAAGATATTGAACCGGCATTTACAGAAGGTTTTATTGCTCGTGCGGTTAATAATATGACCCAGATGCAAAGTGATTTTACCAGCGTTACATGGTCTAATACGCTGAATTATAAACTGGATGTGAATTATCATAGCTTTAAGTTTCTGTTGGGCGTTGAATCGGTAAAAGATGATTTTAATGCGATAACAGCTTATAAAGAAGGATTTTCAGTGCAGACGGAAGATTATTTTGTGTTGGATGCAGGTACTACAAATGGAAATAGTTTTGGAAATGCCACCACTAGTACCTTATTCTCTCAGTTTGGTAAAATTGATTATACTTTCTTTGATAAATACCTGGCTTCTTTTACGCTCCGTCGTGATGGATCATCTAAGTTTGGAGAGGATAATAGGTATGGTTATTTTCCAGCAGCAACCTTCGGCTGGAGAATTACTGAGGAGCGATTTATGGAAGACATAGATGTGGTTTCTAACTTGAAAGTGAGAGCCGGCTGGGGGAAAGTAGGTAACCAGGATATTGGAGATTTTGCCAGTCTGGGACTGTTTGAGCCTCGTTACGGATCTACAGCTTTTCAAGTGTCTGGTATTGGGCATGATGATTTCTTTGACCGATACTGGAATATCGGTTCTGCCTATGATCTTGCTGGTTCTAATTCAGGAAATTTATCTTCTGGTTTTGTTTCTGTGCAAGCCGCCAATGCCGGTGTAAAATGGGAAACCACAGAGGAGCTTAACCTTGGACTCGATTTTGGATTGTGGGATAGTAAAATTGTGGGGTCCTTTGATTATTTTACCCGTACTACAAGCGATATTTTAATTCAGCCTCCGGTGGCTTCCGCCGTTGGTGAAGGGCAGATGCAATGGCTCAATGGTGCAACAAAAGAAAATAAAGGATGGGAATTGGCTTTGAGCTATTATAAGGCTAAAGAAAATGATCTTTCTTATACAGTAACGCTCAGTGGTAGCCAGTTTAAAGATAAAATTACTGAGCTTCCTGAAGAGGTGAGAACAGCCTACCCTGGAAATGCTGAGAAATCTATTGTCGGTCATTCTCAATTGTCAATCTTTGGGTATAGAACCGATGGTATCTTCAAAACTCAGCAGGAGGTAGATGAGCATGCAGACCAGCCAGGGAAAGGGATTGGGCGTATTCGTTATAAAGATTTAAATGGAGATAATAAAATTGATGCGCTTGATCAGGATTTCTTGGGGACTACCTTGCCAAAATTAGAGTATAGCTTAAAAATAGATGTGGAATATAAAAACTTCGATTGCTCAATCTTTGGTTCTGGTGTTGCCGGTAAAACAGGCTATGATCCTTATGTCTATTTTAATGATTTCGTTAGAGGAAGAGATAACGTTGGGCCGGGCGTCTTTGATGCATGGACACCACAAAATATGGACTCCTCAATTCCCGCATTGAGTTTGTCAGATAATAATAATGAAACCAGAGTCTCTGATTATTACAATATTAATGCTTCATACTTCAAGTTAAGAAATGTACAACTGGGTTATACTTTTAATAAATCGTTTACAGATAAGATTAAACTTGAAAAACTGAGAGTCTACTGTATGGCCGATAACCTTTTTTGGATTAGTTCAAAAGAATTCAAAGGTCCTGATCCGGAAAGATTAGATGTTAATACCATTCCAATTCCAAGTTCAATATCGTTTGGCGTAAATGTTACATTATAA
- a CDS encoding hybrid sensor histidine kinase/response regulator transcription factor: protein MRTIIIYIFLSVSLLTLSSCRKRQKATFHIGFSQCTDKDLWRQTMNQEMRVEASLYSDIKLTILNADGINKKQNIQIQQLINMGVDLLIISPNESEPITKIAEEAYNRGIPTIIIDRKINSDNYTAYIGANNYEIGKNVAEYLGNLFSNQRKSILEIRGLDKSSPGCDRHQGFLKGLERHPHLQMKASEEGQWLPEIAGAIAMTKFKEDSFDIVFAHNDVMALGARKFAPKEQLSHLFFVGVDALPSLGIKKVYEGELQASFIYPTGGNLAIDLAIQILHHKPYIRINELETSVVDESNVKVIQLQQKQVLNQQSTINKQIGKIEAQNQEYNDQRTLLHVTLISLFLLVVAALWLAFYFVRINKKNHELAIKNAAIERQKKELEKKNEQILEMSKKVEDATQAKLTFFTNISHEIRTPLSLIQAPVRTMMTQAHKLNLPSSVNSSLNLIQRNTDRLLRMVNQLMDFRKVELGKADLSISKVNIIDECKHIYQSFMPLAQQKNIDFHLEKEETRYDVWIDVDKIDKVLFNLLSNAFKFTPKDGVIVIRIKTNHDKYVLIEISDSGPGISHKESGNIFEPFYQQSEHRSMGTGIGLSLSKGFMKLHHGALALSKSDSQGSIFTISIPKGKEHFSTKQIIQIQQEIKTTPETNNLYHNKEKPLLTNNSHKENTVLIVEDDIELREYLTNLLDEYFFVKSAENGKIALEMLQEEHPDIIVTDLMMPELNGIEMTKKIRSNLETCHLPLIMLTAKSTQDQKIEGIETGADAYIEKPFTTTYLLVRIRKLIESRAILREYHKNNMLNPEMIKQSNQNPLDKKFLSNLILMVESKYSDANFSVEECGRQLGLSRIHLYRKVKALTDYTPSEFINKYRLRKSKDLLLKQHSNINAVAFEVGFSSAAYFTKKFKEEYGMTPSQFIEQRGSMRSISMETKPR, encoded by the coding sequence ATGCGGACAATTATCATTTATATATTTCTTAGCGTATCATTACTCACCTTATCATCCTGCAGGAAGAGGCAAAAGGCAACTTTTCACATAGGATTCTCTCAATGTACAGATAAGGATTTATGGCGTCAAACAATGAATCAGGAGATGCGTGTAGAGGCTTCGTTATATTCGGATATTAAGCTAACGATATTAAATGCTGACGGGATTAACAAGAAACAAAATATTCAAATTCAACAGTTAATAAATATGGGCGTAGATCTATTAATCATATCGCCCAATGAATCCGAGCCCATCACTAAGATTGCAGAAGAAGCATATAACAGAGGTATACCCACAATAATTATTGACAGAAAGATAAATTCTGATAATTACACAGCTTACATAGGTGCCAACAATTACGAGATAGGAAAAAACGTAGCCGAATATTTGGGCAACTTATTTTCGAACCAGCGCAAGAGCATCCTCGAAATCAGGGGTCTTGACAAATCCAGTCCAGGATGCGATCGCCACCAAGGATTTTTGAAAGGTCTAGAACGTCATCCTCACCTACAAATGAAAGCCAGTGAAGAAGGTCAATGGTTACCTGAAATAGCAGGAGCGATAGCTATGACGAAGTTTAAGGAAGATTCATTCGACATTGTTTTTGCTCATAATGATGTAATGGCCTTAGGCGCACGCAAGTTCGCACCCAAAGAACAGCTATCTCATCTATTTTTCGTGGGCGTAGACGCCCTTCCTTCACTCGGTATTAAGAAAGTCTACGAAGGAGAACTTCAGGCCTCATTTATATATCCTACCGGAGGTAACCTGGCCATAGATTTAGCCATCCAAATACTTCATCATAAACCATATATAAGAATCAACGAACTAGAAACATCCGTTGTTGACGAAAGCAACGTAAAAGTAATACAACTACAACAAAAACAAGTATTAAACCAACAGTCTACCATCAACAAGCAAATTGGAAAAATTGAAGCCCAAAACCAAGAATACAATGACCAACGAACCTTACTCCATGTAACACTCATTAGTTTGTTTTTATTAGTGGTAGCTGCATTATGGTTGGCCTTCTACTTTGTTAGAATCAATAAAAAGAATCATGAATTAGCCATAAAAAATGCAGCTATTGAGCGTCAAAAGAAAGAATTAGAAAAGAAAAACGAACAGATACTCGAGATGAGCAAAAAAGTAGAAGATGCTACCCAAGCTAAACTCACTTTTTTCACCAATATCAGTCACGAAATACGCACACCCCTATCGCTGATACAAGCACCGGTAAGGACAATGATGACACAAGCTCACAAACTAAACCTACCATCGTCTGTAAATAGCAGTTTAAATCTGATACAGCGTAATACTGATCGCTTGCTGCGTATGGTAAACCAGTTAATGGATTTTAGAAAGGTAGAATTAGGCAAGGCAGACTTAAGCATCAGCAAGGTTAATATAATAGATGAATGCAAGCACATCTATCAATCATTTATGCCCCTTGCCCAGCAAAAAAACATTGATTTTCACTTAGAAAAAGAAGAAACAAGATACGATGTTTGGATTGATGTGGACAAAATAGATAAAGTCCTTTTTAACCTACTATCAAATGCTTTTAAGTTTACCCCTAAAGACGGAGTCATTGTTATTCGCATAAAAACCAACCACGATAAATATGTATTAATAGAAATATCAGATAGCGGCCCTGGAATATCCCATAAAGAAAGCGGTAATATATTTGAGCCATTTTATCAACAAAGTGAACACCGATCTATGGGTACTGGCATCGGATTATCGCTATCAAAAGGTTTTATGAAATTACACCATGGTGCACTGGCATTAAGCAAAAGCGATTCACAAGGCAGTATATTTACCATTTCTATCCCCAAAGGGAAAGAACATTTTAGTACCAAACAAATAATCCAAATTCAACAGGAAATAAAGACAACACCCGAAACAAACAACTTATATCATAATAAAGAAAAGCCTCTACTCACTAATAATAGCCATAAAGAAAACACCGTACTAATTGTGGAAGACGATATTGAGCTAAGGGAATACCTAACGAACCTACTAGATGAATACTTTTTTGTTAAAAGCGCAGAGAATGGAAAGATAGCACTGGAAATGCTGCAAGAAGAACATCCTGACATTATTGTCACTGATTTAATGATGCCTGAGTTAAACGGTATTGAAATGACTAAAAAAATTAGATCCAATCTCGAAACCTGTCACCTTCCTTTAATCATGCTCACTGCTAAGAGTACACAAGACCAAAAGATTGAAGGAATAGAAACAGGTGCCGATGCCTATATAGAAAAACCTTTTACGACAACTTACTTATTAGTTCGAATCCGAAAACTTATTGAATCCAGAGCCATTCTTCGGGAATACCACAAAAATAATATGCTGAACCCTGAGATGATCAAACAATCTAATCAAAACCCCTTGGACAAAAAGTTTTTATCAAACCTAATTCTGATGGTTGAATCTAAGTACAGCGACGCAAATTTCAGTGTTGAAGAATGTGGTCGACAACTAGGACTCTCAAGAATCCACCTCTACCGTAAGGTAAAAGCATTAACAGATTACACGCCCTCGGAATTCATCAATAAATACCGGTTAAGAAAAAGCAAAGACTTATTACTTAAACAACATTCCAATATAAACGCAGTAGCCTTTGAGGTAGGTTTTTCCTCAGCCGCTTATTTTACCAAAAAATTCAAAGAAGAGTATGGCATGACTCCTTCGCAATTCATAGAACAAAGAGGCTCTATGAGATCCATAAGCATGGAAACAAAACCAAGATAA